The nucleotide window CTATCGCAGGCAAGGGGCAAAGTGGTGCGAGTGGTAAACGAATAACGGTTAAAGATGATAAGAACATTGATGTTGAAGCAACCACTCAAGCCCCTGTCATCAGTCCGATTATCTCTATGTCTCGTGTGATGACGGGTGGCACTTACGCAAAAGGCACGCTGGCGAGTTCTTGGGTGCAGTCAACGTCCCCAAGTTCAAACTTTGAGGCGAATGCTCCAGGTGTGCATATCGGTAGTCCCGGTGGGATGCCTGTGACGTTCCCGGAACCGCCTGCTCCACCGCCTGCCCCCGCCCCTGCCGCCCCTGTTGCAGGTCCAATGGATATCAAGATTACGGAGATCATGGTAGACACGGGTAGTGGCAGACTCCCACAGTGGATCGAACTCACCAACGTCTCTGGCGCAGCGAAGAGCCTTGCAGGCTGGTCTTTGATGATAACGAACGCTGCTGCGGATGCAGATGTGATTGGTGCGACCGTGAGTATCAACCTCAGCGGCACGCTCGGTGTCGGGGGTGGTGAAGGTGCTGGCGGCACGATGGGCAAATCGCTCCTCTTGGTCGGTGGCACTGCCCGCAGCTCCAGCAACTTAGCCGGCAGTGATCGGGTTGTCGACATCTCCAGCCAAGTGGGTCAAAGAGGTCGGTATGCGTTCATCAGCTCCATAGGTTTCATGGCGGCACTGATACCGCCCCAGATGACCGGTGTGTTGGCTTATGGCGACACGGCAGGCAACCTCGGTGCCGATGAAGCCTGGGAAATCCCGATGGACGATAGTGGGCGTTCTTCGCTGATCCGTCGTGAGATGGATGCTGGCATGGCAACAATGGGCACTGATGCCAATGGTTGGGTCCTCGCCTCAAGCACGTCACTCGTCGATGGGCCCGCAACCTGGTATGGCAGCGATGAAGACGCTGGAACACCTGGCTATGATGCAGGTGGACCGCTACCCGTTGAACTCTCACACTTCCGTCCCGCACGCGACAAAGCCACCGGCGCAGTTGTGATTACTTGGGCAACGCAGTCGGAGTTGAACAACGCTGGATTCTTCATCAAGCGTTCACAGCAACGCGACGGTGAGTTCAAAGTCATCAATGCGACCATGATCGCCGGTGCTGGCACGACCAGTGAGAAGCAGTTCTATACCTTCACGGATACAACTGCTCAACCAAACATCGTATACTACTACCAAATTGAAGACATCTCCCTCGATGGGAATCGTCAGACGCTCACCCGTGGCATCCGCCTGAAAGGGCATATCGGTGCCGCCGGCAAACTTACCTCTACATGGGGTGAATTGAAGTCGTCCAATGAGTAGTAGCAACAAAGAGGTTATTTCAGGGATAAAATTTGTTTGAACTAACCTTAACCAAACGGAGCCGGGGTGTCCTTGATGCCTCGGCTTTCGTTTTTATGCTTACTTGGCGGATAGGGTCTCAGAAGAACATAACCCTCGGATTGCTGGTGGCGTTTGTGTCGATGCCTTGCTTTCGGAGTTTCTCCCGCAAGTCTTTAGAGATATACCCCCTATCTCCGTAGAGACTCCCGTGAAGCGGCGTCTCCGGGTTCATCCCCCAAAGCAGGCTGCGGTCATCTCTATTCCCGGGGGTCAACGCAACGTCTAAGATGTCACCCGTGTCATTGATGATCAGGTGAAGTTTGAATCCATAAAACCATCCCATAGAGGTTTTCCCGCGTTCAGAAACCTTCTCCGCAAAGACCTTGTGGAATGAAATCCGCTTGTTATCACACACCCGCAACCGTGTCGAATCCACGAAAGAGATACCGCGACAGGTTCCGGTGTGTGTCGAGAGGTAAAACGTCAGCAGTCTCAAGACTTCTTTTTTCAGTTGCACCAAACGCGTATAACTCACCAACCGTGGAAACGCAGCCTGCCAATAGACGCAGACGTGTTTGAAATAAAAGTGCTTAAACGTCCGATACCCACTTTGATGGAAAGCGATCAGGACCGTCATCACCTCGCTCGGATGCAGGGTTCGGGGACGTCCCCGGGGGTCTATCCGTGTTGCCTCCGGGAGACACGGTGTGGATTTCATTTTCTCATATTCAAGAAAAAAGTCGTCTATTTCGCAGAAAAGTGATACAATACTCATCGAAGAACTCCTTTTGGTGAAGATGTGATAACTTCATTCGTAGCCGAAGTCGTCGCAGACATCATCGAGAACCTGAGCGACACCGCCAAAGCAGAGATTCTCAGCACCGCAGAAGAAAACCTCATTCAGTTCCATAACAACTGGGGTCGGGACATCCGCAACCGCTATAACCTCTGGCGGAACGAGGAATTAGTAAAAGCGACTGGGACAGAACACCCGGATGATGCATCAGGCGTTATTATCAAAGCGGTTTGGGAGGCGTTATAGGAATCTGAAGCAACTTAAAGAAAGGAAGGAGATGAGCATGGCTGCTGACATAAAAAAATTAGTTAGCCAAATTTGTAATCTGACCGTTATAGAGCTTTGTAAGCTAGTTGAAGCCCTAAAAAATAAATTTGGGTTAGGGACATCAGATACAATTAGACCGGATATCAACGGTGAAGAAAAGAAAATTAAACCTAACGAAGATTTACCCACACCTAACTCTGAAAAGGCGAAGAAACTAAAACCAGCCCCTGATCCCTCCTCTATTGAATCATGTGATAAGCTAGATAATGAGCCTGAAGATAAAGAGGCGAAGCCAGTTCCATCTGTACCTACTAAAAGGGAATCAAAACCAGTTCCTGATCCTCCGTCTGTTGAAGTGTCTAACTCGCCAAATGAGCCTGAATATAAGCCTATTGATGAGGAAGAGGCAGAGACAGATCAAAAGGTACCTCCTGCAGTTCCGAAAAAAACTACCGAAGCGGAATCAGGATTTAACCCTAATCTTACCGACTACGATTCCAATCGGGTTTCGACTAAACAGAAATCAAACAACCGATCGAATTCATCACCTCCTAAGCCTAAAGGTGAAAACTATGATTTAGTGTATGCGTGGAGGTATTCTGATAATAAGAGGTACGCTAAAATTGGTAGATCTACGACGCACTTGTTACCTACTCGGATGCCTGTAACGTATTATCCTACAGGTGACCCGGTATTGATTGGTATCCGGAAGTGTGAGGATCTCCAACACGCCGAAGACCTGCAGAACCATATTCTGAAAGGATTGAAACGGCCCCGTCGTGATCGTGAATGGGTAGAAATTGATGAGATGTTTAAGAAGATGATTGATAAGTCATTTATATCGGACCCTGATGAACTGAAGAAAATATTTGGCGAAAACATAAAAACAGAGTAATCATATTTTGAAAGCAGCTTATGACAAATAGGACAAGGTTTTAAAAGTATTTTGGGAAGACGCTTTCCGAATGTAACGTAACTGTGAAAACGTTAGATTCAGAACACGAACCCCCATGTTCACTATGTTCACAGGCAATTTGAAAAACTTTAAGATTGAGAAAATTAACAAATAGTTAATTTGAATGGGTTGTCGGTAATGCGTGGGAAACCGGCACAAGACGGGTTTTTCCTACCGGTATTGGGGGTTTCCGTCAGCTCAGGCCCGCCGCTTGAAACGCCTTCTTGAGCATCTCGTGTGCGGTTTGTCTGTTCATCGGCACATATCCTTTTTTGTTCCGAGAGGGAAACAACGATCGGGACGGTGCAATCGTTTTGTATTGCGCCTGATGCCATGCGATAAGCTCTTCGATTGCCGCTCTGCCGTCTGAATTCACCGGCACGGCTCTGGAGACTTCACCGCCTTTGACGATATTCTTATCAAAGAGCAGATCGGTCACGGCGCGTCCG belongs to Candidatus Dadabacteria bacterium and includes:
- a CDS encoding IS982 family transposase — its product is MSIVSLFCEIDDFFLEYEKMKSTPCLPEATRIDPRGRPRTLHPSEVMTVLIAFHQSGYRTFKHFYFKHVCVYWQAAFPRLVSYTRLVQLKKEVLRLLTFYLSTHTGTCRGISFVDSTRLRVCDNKRISFHKVFAEKVSERGKTSMGWFYGFKLHLIINDTGDILDVALTPGNRDDRSLLWGMNPETPLHGSLYGDRGYISKDLREKLRKQGIDTNATSNPRVMFF